In Halarcobacter bivalviorum, a genomic segment contains:
- a CDS encoding RecQ family ATP-dependent DNA helicase gives MKNIIFCDLEASIKTKKINEIGIIYQDRELKTTSVEECKGFIESCEATYISGHNFIDFDMRFIKESSLYQSIKDYKIIDTLPLSLLLFNEKTIHSLPKNYKTEDDFQNNPVEDSKLSKVLFEKLVDRFKSLPSQAQNIFYSLLKDDKYFGGFFQYINKDINLEYLDEDELYDLIVSLHNKVIVNFDYLKDAVLINKKVQLAYILALLTPYIEIKSHPPKILYSYPEIVEIQKKLCFDIEKAQDELADFSKEVFGFGTFRPFPRLNAGVLDDPTISQRDMVEASLRDESFLTVLPTGGGKTFTFWLPAICKAKSYKSLTVVISPLQALIEDHIKSFNSKVANYKAVAISGFMSPLERSEAVEQVINGEADILYIAPESLRSNTIFNILKNRLIERFVIDEAHCLSTWGNDFRQDYYYICEYIKELTKEKNFQEHIPISCFTATAKPSVIQDIEKYFLEGLNIKLDKYLAIPERKNLKYKSIPSKSKDKYIELLKLINEHDGSTLVYIPSSTKDCDDVAKRLALDTQKVVKSFHSKIDSQEKMQILKQYIENDIEIIVATTAFGMGVDKSNITNVIHYEISDSLENYAQEAGRGARDESLEAFCPILFDEDDLDKHFNSLNRSKLTASEVNSIFLVIKKSKGQVLNKTAFEIAKEAGWDVEDSSLDYKTKVKTALLELEREGYISRKRNKTSFFADSIASKCMEKLTLKLEKSNFNEEEKDRIRFILKSIIGRGKPESIQVDELAHTLGYPKHVISLVINQLKQMEILGDSKDLSLEISIFSINQFKKVRDIEILLFEYLSSLNTNKIKIRELNEELHTSKLITKNETELIKSIIKNWRSKSNFIFNRRNREHDLWYFKFENLENIKDTIEKRHKIAEEVIFLLTKDLDSKKKEEIVFSLKELHKNLDEKYTIEDIDKTLLYLHHLNILELLTGRFINYSPMNIYKEDKIETKRKYTKNEYKQRLENHYLTKIESIHIMGEYAKRLKYDDHKAILFLKDYFTLSYEKFKDKYKLLKEKISKPITQNRYNKIFEKMSEEQKIIINDTKTKAMMILAGPGSGKTKVLVHKIASMILTEDIKPEQFMMLTFSKTAKLEFKSRLNSLMGALSYDVEIQTFHSYALKLIARLVKKENKDILENAIEEATRQINENEILLPHITVLVLDEFQDINEKSFEFVKAIYKAQNNDIRIIAVGDDDQCIMEHIGAKVDFVDRFRNEFGNDDEGKNLFQQYELSTNFRSKQNIVKYSNTFITGVSKRYKLQPLHANSSENGTVKIYSCISSNLALPLVELIKEEELINEIAVLAHTNEMVMDIYSLLQENNLNVKYLIDRDKFELKNIIELVDFDNALNSYLLEDEISYKDSYFENALNMIESKYKQSENLSLVYKVVDKFLSESDNYYISQWLSYLEEIKLEDFENTKNKIVVSTIHKSKGMEFDKVYLLVNQNPNKDVDKRLFYVGMTRAKSQLNIIRYGNNIENKKNYVKYLFDEKEYFSESKTFTYIMSLSDIKLGFDYEKYGNYNNLYSGSILKIDRKQNFDNFCLLDNNKVIGVFSNNFQSFIEKKIEENFVFETCILEYVVLWEGKDFKNKVKHPLCKIIMKKN, from the coding sequence TTGAAAAACATAATTTTTTGTGATCTTGAAGCAAGTATCAAAACTAAAAAAATAAATGAAATAGGAATAATCTATCAAGATAGAGAATTAAAAACAACTTCTGTAGAAGAGTGTAAAGGATTTATTGAGTCTTGCGAAGCAACATATATTTCAGGGCATAATTTTATTGATTTTGATATGCGATTTATAAAAGAGTCAAGTTTATATCAAAGTATTAAAGATTATAAAATTATAGACACCTTACCTTTATCTCTTCTTCTTTTTAATGAGAAAACGATTCATAGTCTACCAAAGAATTATAAAACAGAAGATGATTTCCAGAATAATCCAGTAGAAGATTCTAAACTTTCTAAAGTATTATTTGAAAAATTAGTTGATAGATTTAAATCTTTACCTAGTCAGGCCCAAAATATTTTTTATTCACTTTTAAAAGATGATAAATATTTTGGTGGGTTTTTTCAGTATATAAATAAAGATATAAATTTAGAATATTTAGATGAAGATGAATTGTATGATTTAATAGTTAGTTTACATAATAAGGTTATTGTTAATTTTGATTATTTAAAAGATGCTGTCTTAATTAATAAAAAAGTACAATTAGCATATATCTTGGCTCTTTTAACTCCATATATTGAGATAAAATCACATCCTCCTAAAATACTATATTCATATCCTGAAATTGTTGAAATACAAAAAAAGTTGTGTTTTGATATAGAGAAAGCACAAGATGAACTTGCAGATTTTTCAAAAGAAGTTTTTGGATTTGGTACATTTAGACCCTTCCCCAGATTAAATGCCGGTGTATTGGATGATCCAACCATTTCACAACGAGATATGGTTGAAGCTTCTTTAAGGGATGAGTCTTTTTTAACAGTATTACCTACTGGTGGTGGAAAAACTTTTACCTTTTGGCTACCTGCTATTTGCAAAGCTAAATCATATAAAAGTTTGACAGTTGTTATTTCTCCATTACAAGCTTTGATAGAAGACCATATTAAAAGTTTTAATTCAAAAGTTGCAAATTATAAAGCTGTAGCAATTAGTGGGTTTATGAGTCCATTAGAACGAAGTGAAGCAGTTGAGCAAGTGATTAATGGTGAAGCTGATATTTTATACATTGCTCCTGAATCTTTACGTTCAAATACTATTTTTAATATATTAAAAAATAGATTGATTGAAAGATTTGTTATTGATGAAGCACATTGCTTATCTACCTGGGGAAATGATTTTCGACAAGATTATTATTATATTTGTGAGTATATAAAAGAGTTAACTAAGGAAAAAAACTTTCAAGAGCATATACCTATATCATGTTTTACAGCAACAGCGAAACCAAGTGTTATACAAGATATAGAAAAATATTTTTTAGAAGGTTTAAATATAAAGCTTGATAAATATTTGGCAATCCCTGAGAGAAAAAACTTAAAATATAAATCAATTCCTTCAAAAAGTAAAGATAAATATATTGAGCTTTTAAAACTTATAAATGAACATGATGGTTCTACTTTGGTTTATATACCATCATCAACAAAAGATTGTGATGATGTTGCAAAACGTTTAGCCTTGGATACTCAAAAAGTAGTAAAATCTTTTCATTCAAAAATAGATTCTCAAGAAAAGATGCAAATATTAAAACAATATATAGAAAATGATATTGAAATTATTGTAGCAACAACTGCATTTGGTATGGGGGTTGATAAATCAAATATTACAAATGTTATACATTATGAAATATCTGATTCTTTGGAAAACTATGCTCAAGAAGCTGGTAGAGGAGCAAGAGATGAAAGTCTTGAAGCCTTTTGTCCTATACTTTTTGATGAAGACGATTTAGATAAACATTTTAATTCATTAAATAGAAGTAAATTAACTGCCAGTGAAGTAAATTCAATTTTTTTGGTGATAAAGAAATCTAAAGGTCAAGTTTTAAACAAAACTGCTTTTGAAATAGCAAAAGAAGCGGGATGGGATGTTGAAGACAGCTCTTTAGATTATAAGACAAAAGTCAAAACAGCATTACTAGAACTAGAAAGAGAAGGATATATTAGTCGAAAGAGAAACAAAACAAGCTTTTTTGCAGATTCTATTGCTTCAAAATGTATGGAAAAACTTACTCTAAAATTGGAAAAATCCAATTTTAATGAAGAAGAAAAAGACAGAATAAGATTTATTCTTAAAAGTATAATTGGAAGAGGAAAACCTGAATCGATTCAAGTAGATGAATTAGCACATACATTAGGTTATCCAAAGCATGTAATCTCTTTAGTTATAAATCAGCTAAAACAGATGGAAATATTAGGTGATAGTAAAGATTTAAGTTTGGAAATTAGTATATTTAGTATTAATCAATTTAAAAAAGTTAGAGATATTGAAATTTTATTGTTTGAATATTTATCTTCTTTAAACACCAACAAAATAAAAATAAGAGAACTAAATGAAGAGTTACATACAAGTAAACTTATAACTAAAAATGAAACAGAGTTGATAAAATCAATAATAAAAAACTGGAGAAGTAAATCAAACTTTATATTTAACAGAAGAAATAGAGAACATGATTTATGGTATTTTAAATTTGAAAATCTTGAAAATATCAAAGATACAATTGAAAAAAGACATAAAATAGCTGAAGAAGTTATATTTTTGCTGACAAAAGATTTAGATTCTAAAAAGAAAGAAGAAATTGTATTTTCACTCAAAGAATTACATAAAAACTTGGATGAAAAATATACTATTGAAGATATAGACAAAACACTACTTTATTTACACCATTTAAATATTTTAGAATTGTTAACAGGTAGATTTATTAATTATAGTCCAATGAATATTTATAAAGAAGACAAAATTGAAACAAAAAGAAAATATACAAAAAATGAATATAAACAAAGACTTGAAAATCATTATTTGACAAAAATTGAATCTATACATATTATGGGAGAATATGCAAAAAGGCTTAAATATGATGATCATAAAGCAATATTGTTTCTAAAGGATTATTTTACATTATCATATGAAAAATTTAAAGATAAATATAAATTATTAAAAGAGAAGATTTCTAAACCTATTACACAAAATCGTTACAATAAGATATTTGAAAAAATGTCAGAAGAACAAAAAATAATCATTAATGATACAAAAACAAAAGCTATGATGATTTTAGCAGGTCCAGGAAGTGGAAAAACAAAAGTATTAGTTCATAAAATTGCTTCAATGATTTTAACAGAAGATATAAAGCCTGAACAATTTATGATGCTCACTTTTTCTAAAACTGCAAAATTGGAATTTAAAAGTAGGCTAAATAGCTTAATGGGTGCTTTGTCTTATGATGTTGAGATTCAAACCTTCCATTCTTATGCTTTAAAGTTAATAGCTAGGCTTGTAAAAAAGGAAAATAAAGATATCCTTGAAAATGCTATTGAAGAAGCAACAAGACAGATAAATGAAAATGAAATATTATTGCCACATATTACTGTTTTGGTGCTTGATGAATTTCAGGATATAAATGAAAAAAGTTTTGAGTTTGTTAAAGCTATATACAAAGCACAAAATAATGATATACGGATAATTGCAGTAGGAGATGATGATCAATGTATTATGGAACACATTGGTGCTAAAGTAGATTTTGTAGATAGGTTTAGAAATGAGTTTGGTAATGATGATGAAGGAAAAAACTTATTTCAACAATATGAGTTGAGTACAAATTTTAGAAGTAAGCAAAACATTGTAAAATATTCTAATACATTTATTACAGGAGTAAGTAAAAGATATAAATTACAACCTTTACATGCTAATAGTTCTGAAAATGGTACGGTAAAGATTTACTCATGTATATCTTCAAATCTAGCTTTACCTTTAGTTGAATTAATTAAAGAAGAAGAGTTAATAAATGAAATTGCAGTTTTAGCACATACAAATGAAATGGTTATGGATATTTACTCACTTTTACAAGAAAATAATTTAAATGTTAAATATTTAATAGATAGAGATAAGTTTGAATTAAAAAATATAATTGAATTAGTTGATTTTGATAATGCGTTAAATAGTTATTTATTGGAAGATGAAATATCTTATAAAGATAGTTATTTTGAAAATGCATTAAATATGATTGAATCAAAATATAAACAATCAGAAAATTTGAGTTTGGTTTATAAAGTAGTTGATAAGTTTTTAAGCGAAAGTGACAATTATTATATTTCTCAATGGTTATCATATCTTGAAGAAATAAAACTTGAAGATTTTGAAAATACAAAAAATAAGATTGTTGTATCAACAATACATAAATCAAAAGGAATGGAGTTTGATAAGGTTTATTTGTTAGTTAATCAAAATCCAAATAAAGATGTAGATAAAAGACTTTTTTATGTGGGTATGACTCGGGCAAAAAGTCAACTCAATATAATAAGATATGGTAATAATATAGAAAATAAAAAAAATTATGTAAAATATCTTTTTGATGAAAAAGAGTATTTTTCAGAGAGTAAAACATTTACGTATATTATGTCACTTAGTGATATAAAGTTAGGATTTGATTATGAAAAGTATGGTAACTACAATAATCTATATTCAGGTTCTATTCTAAAAATTGATAGAAAGCAAAATTTTGATAATTTTTGTTTATTAGATAATAATAAAGTCATTGGAGTATTTTCAAATAACTTTCAATCTTTTATTGAAAAGAAGATTGAAGAAAATTTTGTATTTGAAACATGCATTTTAGAATATGTAGTTTTATGGGAAGGTAAAGATTTTAAAAATAAAGTAAAACATCCTTTATGTAAAATTATAATGAAAAAGAATTAA
- a CDS encoding peptidylprolyl isomerase produces MAKAIARHILVNNEKLARKLKKEIIKNEITFEKTAKKFSKCPSKKSGGNLGTFSKGEMVKEFDNIVFKEDLHRVHGPIRTEFGFHLIEILARY; encoded by the coding sequence ATGGCAAAAGCAATAGCTAGGCATATCTTAGTAAACAACGAAAAGTTAGCTAGAAAACTAAAAAAAGAGATTATCAAAAACGAAATCACTTTTGAAAAAACTGCTAAAAAGTTTTCAAAATGTCCTTCTAAAAAAAGTGGTGGTAATCTAGGTACTTTTTCAAAAGGTGAGATGGTAAAAGAGTTTGATAATATTGTTTTCAAAGAGGATTTACATAGAGTTCATGGACCTATTAGAACTGAGTTTGGGTTTCATCTGATTGAGATTTTAGCTAGATACTAA
- a CDS encoding 3'-5' exonuclease, whose translation MIILDFETNTMTAQDVIEAAAVKLEFIDGNFKVIDKFHRYYLSRYPVNPYSYEVHRLTPEKIIAHRNGATYSSFFNEDEEFIEFCSSARTLIAHNINFELRHLDKLVSFENHFCTMKENKHIVKALNKNGNIKNPKLDETCLFYGIDFDPLSYHSATYDVSKTYEILKNMKNLFNN comes from the coding sequence ATGATTATTTTAGATTTTGAAACAAATACAATGACTGCTCAAGATGTAATAGAAGCTGCTGCTGTAAAGTTAGAGTTTATAGATGGTAACTTTAAAGTTATTGATAAATTCCATAGATATTATCTTTCACGTTATCCTGTAAACCCTTACTCTTATGAGGTTCACAGGCTTACTCCTGAGAAAATTATTGCCCATAGAAATGGCGCTACTTATAGTTCTTTTTTTAATGAAGATGAAGAGTTTATTGAGTTTTGTAGCTCTGCAAGAACTTTAATAGCTCACAATATAAACTTTGAACTTAGACATCTTGATAAGCTAGTAAGCTTTGAAAATCACTTTTGTACGATGAAAGAAAACAAGCATATTGTAAAAGCATTAAATAAAAATGGCAATATCAAAAATCCAAAACTAGATGAGACTTGTCTTTTTTATGGAATAGATTTTGACCCACTTTCATATCATAGTGCTACATATGATGTAAGTAAAACTTACGAGATATTAAAGAATATGAAAAATCTTTTCAACAATTAG
- the dgt gene encoding dGTPase, with protein MIDYKKRLTTFRQMNEIDIIDYSIESDRGRILSSAALRRLQKRTQVFALELNASIRSRLTHSIEVAQNARFIAKTILAKLKDEGLDKYGLEELENAFISTAEMTSLLHDIGNPPFGHFAEQTINKWMSKNALPIFEEFEALKDENKKLKEMLSFDLCNYDGNAQALRVIMKLQRMNLSYTQIISVLKYTRGAYEEKPKKDSNLSYVMKKPGFYYSEKDSILKIQEKLGIKAGHRFPITYIMEAADDISYLTADLEDSHEKGILSLKKIYRLITEECKKQEEEYLLKIVEEEYTKAQAGEKPYQFNMFFTIMRARLVGSLVRHVAEVYIQNHEKVFEGSFNSALLEYDEQSKYYKAIKVLQTISTKYIYQNKDVQTLELQSYKIINSLFDNYKPLLELKTEDFLALLEDKKIDCFISMRLIKRISSKQIVAYENDINALDKEDKEAFKILEWYHRVRLIIDYISGMTDDYALEEYKVLSALNK; from the coding sequence ATGATTGATTATAAAAAAAGACTTACTACTTTTAGGCAGATGAATGAGATTGATATAATAGATTACTCAATAGAGAGTGATAGAGGAAGGATTCTCTCTTCTGCTGCTTTAAGAAGGCTTCAAAAAAGAACTCAGGTTTTTGCTCTTGAGTTAAATGCTTCAATTCGTTCTAGGCTTACTCACTCGATAGAAGTAGCTCAAAATGCTAGATTTATAGCAAAAACTATTTTAGCTAAATTAAAAGATGAAGGTTTAGATAAATATGGTTTAGAAGAGTTAGAAAATGCTTTTATTTCTACTGCTGAGATGACAAGTTTACTTCATGATATAGGAAATCCTCCCTTTGGTCATTTTGCAGAACAGACTATAAACAAATGGATGAGCAAAAATGCTCTACCTATTTTTGAAGAGTTTGAAGCTTTAAAAGATGAAAATAAAAAGCTTAAAGAGATGCTCTCTTTTGACCTTTGCAATTATGATGGAAATGCACAAGCCTTAAGAGTGATAATGAAATTACAAAGGATGAATCTATCTTATACTCAGATTATCTCAGTCTTAAAGTATACAAGAGGGGCATATGAAGAGAAACCAAAAAAAGATTCAAATCTATCATATGTTATGAAAAAGCCTGGTTTTTATTATAGTGAAAAAGACTCTATCTTAAAGATACAAGAAAAGCTTGGGATTAAAGCAGGGCATAGATTCCCAATCACATATATAATGGAAGCTGCTGATGATATCTCTTATCTTACTGCTGATTTAGAAGATTCTCATGAAAAGGGTATTTTAAGTCTTAAAAAAATATATAGACTTATTACTGAAGAGTGTAAAAAACAAGAAGAAGAGTATTTACTTAAGATTGTAGAAGAAGAGTATACAAAGGCTCAAGCCGGAGAAAAACCTTATCAATTTAATATGTTTTTTACAATTATGAGAGCTAGATTAGTTGGCTCTTTAGTTCGTCATGTGGCAGAAGTATATATTCAAAATCATGAAAAGGTTTTTGAAGGAAGTTTTAATAGTGCACTATTGGAGTATGATGAGCAAAGTAAATATTATAAGGCTATAAAGGTACTTCAAACTATCTCTACTAAATATATCTATCAAAATAAAGATGTACAGACTTTAGAGTTACAAAGTTATAAGATTATCAACTCTTTATTTGACAATTATAAGCCTCTTTTAGAACTAAAAACTGAAGATTTTTTAGCTCTTTTAGAAGATAAAAAAATAGATTGTTTTATCTCTATGAGACTGATAAAAAGAATCTCTTCAAAACAAATTGTTGCCTATGAAAATGATATAAATGCTTTAGATAAAGAGGACAAAGAAGCTTTTAAAATCTTAGAATGGTATCATAGAGTTAGGCTTATTATTGATTATATTAGTGGTATGACTGATGACTATGCCCTAGAGGAGTATAAAGTTTTATCTGCTTTAAATAAGTAA
- a CDS encoding ABC transporter permease, whose amino-acid sequence MKNIIKIVKDFPLYLWSGWGSLASIFLFLALWDFGNQVYGNLILPSPKETFSTLFSAFNDETIFNNILITIKRAFLGFSISLLFGSFLGLLAGFFITASMMSRPIITILMGMPPIAWIVLAMIWFGMSDTTVIFTVVLASFPIIFIGALQGTRTLEGDLKEMAESFNLPLKMKIFDLYFPHIFSYVFPSWISALGMSWKIVVMAELLSSNDGIGASLAIARSQLDTSLALALVVIMIASLLLIEYLFLEPIKREVEAWRN is encoded by the coding sequence ATGAAAAATATAATAAAAATAGTTAAAGATTTTCCTCTTTATCTTTGGAGTGGTTGGGGTTCTCTTGCCTCAATCTTTTTATTTCTTGCACTTTGGGATTTTGGAAATCAAGTATATGGTAACTTAATTCTTCCCTCACCAAAAGAGACTTTTTCAACTCTTTTTTCAGCTTTTAATGATGAAACTATTTTCAATAATATATTAATAACAATCAAAAGAGCTTTCCTAGGTTTTTCTATCTCTTTACTTTTTGGTTCTTTTTTAGGTTTACTAGCTGGATTTTTTATTACGGCTTCTATGATGAGTAGACCAATAATTACAATTCTTATGGGTATGCCTCCTATTGCTTGGATTGTTTTAGCAATGATATGGTTTGGGATGAGTGATACAACAGTTATTTTTACTGTGGTACTGGCTTCTTTTCCTATTATATTTATTGGTGCTTTACAAGGAACAAGGACTCTAGAAGGAGACCTAAAAGAGATGGCAGAGAGTTTTAATCTTCCTTTGAAAATGAAAATATTTGATCTTTATTTCCCTCATATTTTTTCTTATGTTTTTCCTTCTTGGATAAGTGCTTTAGGAATGTCTTGGAAAATTGTTGTTATGGCAGAACTTCTCTCTTCAAATGATGGTATAGGCGCTTCTTTGGCTATAGCAAGAAGTCAGCTTGATACTTCACTAGCTTTGGCTTTAGTTGTAATTATGATAGCAAGTCTACTTCTAATAGAGTATCTTTTTTTAGAACCTATAAAAAGAGAGGTTGAAGCATGGAGAAATTAG
- a CDS encoding ABC transporter ATP-binding protein — protein MEKLEVINLSHSFGFKQILKDINFRLEKAEVVSIVGPSGGGKTTLLHLCANLLLLEEGKIDNSFSSSAFAFQEARLLPWKNVLDNISLGLLAKKIKKEKALELAKEIALKFGLEEEDFYKFPKDLSGGMKQRVSFARALVVKPSLLFLDEPFSALDIGLKKELQTLLINTIEEEQLSILFITHDLMEAIKLSDEILLLKAEPVGHFVKSFKIKTPRAQRDEAFIYEQTARLLNDKYIINTFELELR, from the coding sequence ATGGAGAAATTAGAAGTTATAAATCTTTCTCACTCTTTTGGTTTTAAACAGATTTTAAAAGATATAAATTTTAGATTAGAAAAAGCAGAAGTAGTATCTATTGTTGGTCCAAGTGGTGGTGGAAAAACTACATTACTTCATCTTTGTGCAAACTTACTTCTTTTAGAAGAAGGGAAAATAGATAATAGTTTTAGCAGTTCTGCTTTTGCTTTTCAAGAAGCTAGACTACTTCCTTGGAAAAATGTTCTTGACAATATCTCTTTAGGTTTACTTGCGAAGAAAATTAAAAAAGAAAAAGCATTAGAGTTAGCAAAAGAGATAGCTTTAAAATTTGGTTTAGAAGAAGAGGATTTTTATAAATTCCCAAAAGATTTAAGTGGGGGAATGAAACAAAGAGTCTCTTTTGCCAGAGCCTTAGTTGTTAAACCCTCTTTACTCTTTTTAGATGAACCTTTTTCAGCTTTGGATATAGGCTTGAAAAAGGAGTTGCAGACTTTGCTTATTAATACTATAGAAGAAGAGCAATTAAGTATCTTATTTATTACTCATGATTTAATGGAAGCAATAAAACTAAGCGATGAAATACTTCTTTTAAAAGCTGAACCTGTAGGACATTTTGTAAAGAGTTTTAAAATTAAAACACCAAGAGCTCAAAGAGATGAGGCTTTTATTTATGAACAAACAGCAAGGCTGTTAAATGATAAATATATTATAAATACTTTTGAATTGGAATTAAGATAA